In Takifugu flavidus isolate HTHZ2018 chromosome 13, ASM371156v2, whole genome shotgun sequence, the following are encoded in one genomic region:
- the slc28a1 gene encoding sodium/nucleoside cotransporter 1 isoform X3, whose product MKTHSSTFKCILLVVFGLGYVAYFIAACVLDFQRATALVVLTVLAVVAKSYELLKEHKGESISRCFQPAVRCFKSNLKWLKWVFIAVVLVLFVTWLALDTSKRPQQLISFGGVCVFILLLFLLSAHRSAVSWRTVFWGLGLQFCIGIFVIRTQPGLVAFEWLGHQVKVFLDYTKEGSSFVFGNLIDNIFAFQALPIVVFFSSIMSVLYFLGIMQWLILKISWLMQITMGTSPTETLSVAGNIFVGQTEAPLLIRPYLKDMTKSEIHAVMTGGFATIAGSVMGAFISFGIDASSLIAASVMAAPCALAISKLSYPETEESPFKSKKNVEVSCGDEKNILEAASNGASASIPLVANIAANLIAFLAILGFINQALSWMGDMVGYPSLTFQLICSYVFMPVAFLMGIPYEESFTVAELIGTKLFLNEFVAYQKLSILKANRLNGLEELIGGERQWISVRSETITTYALCGFANFSSLGIVIGGLSSICPSRRGDVSSLVLRAMVTGTCVSLINACVAGILFVPSPDCVTFFETSAFDAADATVQSCCNDLFESTINNGTIVFEGLWSTVANATVFLSSCCQCCGLSAADVCT is encoded by the exons ATGAAGACCCATTCGTCTACCTTCAAATGCATATTGTTGGTGGTGTTTGGTTTAG GTTACGTGGCGTACTTCATTGCGGCCTGCGTATTGGACTTTCAGCGGGCCACTGCTCTTGTGGTTCTGACGGTTTTGGCCGTGGTGGCCAAGTCTTACGAGCTTTTGAAGGAGCACAAAGGAGAAAGCATCAGCCGGTGTTTCCAACCGGCCGTGAGATGCTTCAAGTCCAACCTGAAGTGGCTGAAATG GGTTTTCATCGCGGTTGTTCTTGTCCTCTTCGTGACCTGGCTCGCCTTAGACACCAGCAAGCGTCCCCAGCAGCTCATCTCGTTCGGAGGCGTCTGCGtgttcatcctgctgctgttccttcTGTCGGCCCACAGGTCGGCG GTGTCATGGAGGACTGTGTTTTGGGGTCTGGGGTTGCAGTTCTGTATCGGGATCTTTGTTATCAGGACACAACCTGGACTCGTAGCTTTTGAATGGCTTGGACATCAAGTCAAG GTGTTCCTCGACTATACCAAAGAAGGGTCATCCTTCGTGTTCGGGAACCTGATTGACAACATTTTTGCCTTTCAA GCTCTGCCCATTGTGGTGTTCTTCAGCAGCATCATGTCGGTCCTTTACTTTTTGGGAATAATGCAGTGGCTCATTCTGAAG atCTCTTGGCTGATGCAGATAACAATGGGAACCTCTCCCACAGAGACCTTGAGCGTAGCAGGCAATATATTTGTCGGGCAG aCTGAGGCCCCGCTACTGATTCGCCCGTACTTGAAGGACATGACCAAATCTGAGATTCACGCTGTGATGACCGGTGGTTTTGCCACCATTGCGGGCAGCGTCATGGGGGCGTTCATCTCATTTGGG ATCGATGCTTCTTCTCTGATCGCAGCGTCAGTGATGGCTGCTCCTTGTGCCTTGGCCATTTCTAAACTTTCCTAcccagagacagaagagagtcCCTTCAAGTCAAAAAAGAATGTTGAAGTGTCCTGCGG AGACGAAAAGAACATCCTGGAGGCTGCCAGTAATGGAGCGTCCGCTTCTATACCCCTTGTGGCTAACATTGCAGCCAATCTAATCGCCTTTCTCGCCATCCTTGGGTTCATTAATCAAGCTTTGAGCTGGATGGGAGATATGGTGGGGTACCCCTCGCTCACATTTCAG TTGATCTGCTCTTACGTGTTCATGCCGGTGGCCTTCCTGATGGGGATCCCCTATGAAGAAAGCTTCACCGTGGCTGAACTCATCGGCACAAAGCTCTTCCTCAACGAGTTCGTTGCATATCAGAAACTATCCATCCTGAAGGCCAACAGGCTGAACGGGCTCGAGGAGCTCATTGGTGGCGAACGACAGTGGATATCA GTCAGATCAGAAACGATCACCACTTATGCTCTTTGTGGATTTGCTAACTTCAGCTCATTGGGCATCGTGATTGGAGGCCTGT CCTCTATATGTCCCTCCAGACGAGGAGATGTATCATCTCTGGTGCTGAGGGCCATGGTCACCGGCACGTGTGTGTCTCTCATCAACGCCTGCGTTGCTG GAATCCTGTTTGTGCCTTCGCCGGACTGCGTGACGTTCTTCGAGACGTCCGCTTTTGATGCCGCAGACGCCACCGTGCAAAGTTGCTGCAACGACCTTTTCGAAAG cacTATAAACAACGGGACCATCGTATTCGAAGGACTGTGGAGCACAGTAGCCAACGCCACCGTCTTCCTCTCAAGCTGTTGTCAGTGTTGtggcctctctgctgcagatgtttgcacCTAG
- the slc28a1 gene encoding sodium/nucleoside cotransporter 1 isoform X1, with protein sequence MTEQSGVSLKNVTYAGKNGAINEGFEIEEDVFYHSIVENEPETATNRLGSYLSQVARPFNAAEDFMKTHSSTFKCILLVVFGLGYVAYFIAACVLDFQRATALVVLTVLAVVAKSYELLKEHKGESISRCFQPAVRCFKSNLKWLKWVFIAVVLVLFVTWLALDTSKRPQQLISFGGVCVFILLLFLLSAHRSAVSWRTVFWGLGLQFCIGIFVIRTQPGLVAFEWLGHQVKVFLDYTKEGSSFVFGNLIDNIFAFQALPIVVFFSSIMSVLYFLGIMQWLILKISWLMQITMGTSPTETLSVAGNIFVGQTEAPLLIRPYLKDMTKSEIHAVMTGGFATIAGSVMGAFISFGIDASSLIAASVMAAPCALAISKLSYPETEESPFKSKKNVEVSCGDEKNILEAASNGASASIPLVANIAANLIAFLAILGFINQALSWMGDMVGYPSLTFQLICSYVFMPVAFLMGIPYEESFTVAELIGTKLFLNEFVAYQKLSILKANRLNGLEELIGGERQWISVRSETITTYALCGFANFSSLGIVIGGLSSICPSRRGDVSSLVLRAMVTGTCVSLINACVAGILFVPSPDCVTFFETSAFDAADATVQSCCNDLFESTINNGTIVFEGLWSTVANATVFLSSCCQCCGLSAADVCT encoded by the exons ATGA CAGAGCAAAGTGGCGTCAGCCTCAAAAACGTCACCTATGCCGGGAAAAATGGTGCCATAAACGAGGGCTTTGAAATAGAG GAAGATGTTTTTTATCACAGCATCGTGGAAAATGAGCCTGAAACGGCCACAAACCGCCTGGGATCGTACTTGAG CCAGGTCGCCAGACCGTTTAATGCTGCTGAGGACTTCATGAAGACCCATTCGTCTACCTTCAAATGCATATTGTTGGTGGTGTTTGGTTTAG GTTACGTGGCGTACTTCATTGCGGCCTGCGTATTGGACTTTCAGCGGGCCACTGCTCTTGTGGTTCTGACGGTTTTGGCCGTGGTGGCCAAGTCTTACGAGCTTTTGAAGGAGCACAAAGGAGAAAGCATCAGCCGGTGTTTCCAACCGGCCGTGAGATGCTTCAAGTCCAACCTGAAGTGGCTGAAATG GGTTTTCATCGCGGTTGTTCTTGTCCTCTTCGTGACCTGGCTCGCCTTAGACACCAGCAAGCGTCCCCAGCAGCTCATCTCGTTCGGAGGCGTCTGCGtgttcatcctgctgctgttccttcTGTCGGCCCACAGGTCGGCG GTGTCATGGAGGACTGTGTTTTGGGGTCTGGGGTTGCAGTTCTGTATCGGGATCTTTGTTATCAGGACACAACCTGGACTCGTAGCTTTTGAATGGCTTGGACATCAAGTCAAG GTGTTCCTCGACTATACCAAAGAAGGGTCATCCTTCGTGTTCGGGAACCTGATTGACAACATTTTTGCCTTTCAA GCTCTGCCCATTGTGGTGTTCTTCAGCAGCATCATGTCGGTCCTTTACTTTTTGGGAATAATGCAGTGGCTCATTCTGAAG atCTCTTGGCTGATGCAGATAACAATGGGAACCTCTCCCACAGAGACCTTGAGCGTAGCAGGCAATATATTTGTCGGGCAG aCTGAGGCCCCGCTACTGATTCGCCCGTACTTGAAGGACATGACCAAATCTGAGATTCACGCTGTGATGACCGGTGGTTTTGCCACCATTGCGGGCAGCGTCATGGGGGCGTTCATCTCATTTGGG ATCGATGCTTCTTCTCTGATCGCAGCGTCAGTGATGGCTGCTCCTTGTGCCTTGGCCATTTCTAAACTTTCCTAcccagagacagaagagagtcCCTTCAAGTCAAAAAAGAATGTTGAAGTGTCCTGCGG AGACGAAAAGAACATCCTGGAGGCTGCCAGTAATGGAGCGTCCGCTTCTATACCCCTTGTGGCTAACATTGCAGCCAATCTAATCGCCTTTCTCGCCATCCTTGGGTTCATTAATCAAGCTTTGAGCTGGATGGGAGATATGGTGGGGTACCCCTCGCTCACATTTCAG TTGATCTGCTCTTACGTGTTCATGCCGGTGGCCTTCCTGATGGGGATCCCCTATGAAGAAAGCTTCACCGTGGCTGAACTCATCGGCACAAAGCTCTTCCTCAACGAGTTCGTTGCATATCAGAAACTATCCATCCTGAAGGCCAACAGGCTGAACGGGCTCGAGGAGCTCATTGGTGGCGAACGACAGTGGATATCA GTCAGATCAGAAACGATCACCACTTATGCTCTTTGTGGATTTGCTAACTTCAGCTCATTGGGCATCGTGATTGGAGGCCTGT CCTCTATATGTCCCTCCAGACGAGGAGATGTATCATCTCTGGTGCTGAGGGCCATGGTCACCGGCACGTGTGTGTCTCTCATCAACGCCTGCGTTGCTG GAATCCTGTTTGTGCCTTCGCCGGACTGCGTGACGTTCTTCGAGACGTCCGCTTTTGATGCCGCAGACGCCACCGTGCAAAGTTGCTGCAACGACCTTTTCGAAAG cacTATAAACAACGGGACCATCGTATTCGAAGGACTGTGGAGCACAGTAGCCAACGCCACCGTCTTCCTCTCAAGCTGTTGTCAGTGTTGtggcctctctgctgcagatgtttgcacCTAG
- the slc28a1 gene encoding sodium/nucleoside cotransporter 1 isoform X2, whose amino-acid sequence MKQSGVSLKNVTYAGKNGAINEGFEIEEDVFYHSIVENEPETATNRLGSYLSQVARPFNAAEDFMKTHSSTFKCILLVVFGLGYVAYFIAACVLDFQRATALVVLTVLAVVAKSYELLKEHKGESISRCFQPAVRCFKSNLKWLKWVFIAVVLVLFVTWLALDTSKRPQQLISFGGVCVFILLLFLLSAHRSAVSWRTVFWGLGLQFCIGIFVIRTQPGLVAFEWLGHQVKVFLDYTKEGSSFVFGNLIDNIFAFQALPIVVFFSSIMSVLYFLGIMQWLILKISWLMQITMGTSPTETLSVAGNIFVGQTEAPLLIRPYLKDMTKSEIHAVMTGGFATIAGSVMGAFISFGIDASSLIAASVMAAPCALAISKLSYPETEESPFKSKKNVEVSCGDEKNILEAASNGASASIPLVANIAANLIAFLAILGFINQALSWMGDMVGYPSLTFQLICSYVFMPVAFLMGIPYEESFTVAELIGTKLFLNEFVAYQKLSILKANRLNGLEELIGGERQWISVRSETITTYALCGFANFSSLGIVIGGLSSICPSRRGDVSSLVLRAMVTGTCVSLINACVAGILFVPSPDCVTFFETSAFDAADATVQSCCNDLFESTINNGTIVFEGLWSTVANATVFLSSCCQCCGLSAADVCT is encoded by the exons ATGA AGCAAAGTGGCGTCAGCCTCAAAAACGTCACCTATGCCGGGAAAAATGGTGCCATAAACGAGGGCTTTGAAATAGAG GAAGATGTTTTTTATCACAGCATCGTGGAAAATGAGCCTGAAACGGCCACAAACCGCCTGGGATCGTACTTGAG CCAGGTCGCCAGACCGTTTAATGCTGCTGAGGACTTCATGAAGACCCATTCGTCTACCTTCAAATGCATATTGTTGGTGGTGTTTGGTTTAG GTTACGTGGCGTACTTCATTGCGGCCTGCGTATTGGACTTTCAGCGGGCCACTGCTCTTGTGGTTCTGACGGTTTTGGCCGTGGTGGCCAAGTCTTACGAGCTTTTGAAGGAGCACAAAGGAGAAAGCATCAGCCGGTGTTTCCAACCGGCCGTGAGATGCTTCAAGTCCAACCTGAAGTGGCTGAAATG GGTTTTCATCGCGGTTGTTCTTGTCCTCTTCGTGACCTGGCTCGCCTTAGACACCAGCAAGCGTCCCCAGCAGCTCATCTCGTTCGGAGGCGTCTGCGtgttcatcctgctgctgttccttcTGTCGGCCCACAGGTCGGCG GTGTCATGGAGGACTGTGTTTTGGGGTCTGGGGTTGCAGTTCTGTATCGGGATCTTTGTTATCAGGACACAACCTGGACTCGTAGCTTTTGAATGGCTTGGACATCAAGTCAAG GTGTTCCTCGACTATACCAAAGAAGGGTCATCCTTCGTGTTCGGGAACCTGATTGACAACATTTTTGCCTTTCAA GCTCTGCCCATTGTGGTGTTCTTCAGCAGCATCATGTCGGTCCTTTACTTTTTGGGAATAATGCAGTGGCTCATTCTGAAG atCTCTTGGCTGATGCAGATAACAATGGGAACCTCTCCCACAGAGACCTTGAGCGTAGCAGGCAATATATTTGTCGGGCAG aCTGAGGCCCCGCTACTGATTCGCCCGTACTTGAAGGACATGACCAAATCTGAGATTCACGCTGTGATGACCGGTGGTTTTGCCACCATTGCGGGCAGCGTCATGGGGGCGTTCATCTCATTTGGG ATCGATGCTTCTTCTCTGATCGCAGCGTCAGTGATGGCTGCTCCTTGTGCCTTGGCCATTTCTAAACTTTCCTAcccagagacagaagagagtcCCTTCAAGTCAAAAAAGAATGTTGAAGTGTCCTGCGG AGACGAAAAGAACATCCTGGAGGCTGCCAGTAATGGAGCGTCCGCTTCTATACCCCTTGTGGCTAACATTGCAGCCAATCTAATCGCCTTTCTCGCCATCCTTGGGTTCATTAATCAAGCTTTGAGCTGGATGGGAGATATGGTGGGGTACCCCTCGCTCACATTTCAG TTGATCTGCTCTTACGTGTTCATGCCGGTGGCCTTCCTGATGGGGATCCCCTATGAAGAAAGCTTCACCGTGGCTGAACTCATCGGCACAAAGCTCTTCCTCAACGAGTTCGTTGCATATCAGAAACTATCCATCCTGAAGGCCAACAGGCTGAACGGGCTCGAGGAGCTCATTGGTGGCGAACGACAGTGGATATCA GTCAGATCAGAAACGATCACCACTTATGCTCTTTGTGGATTTGCTAACTTCAGCTCATTGGGCATCGTGATTGGAGGCCTGT CCTCTATATGTCCCTCCAGACGAGGAGATGTATCATCTCTGGTGCTGAGGGCCATGGTCACCGGCACGTGTGTGTCTCTCATCAACGCCTGCGTTGCTG GAATCCTGTTTGTGCCTTCGCCGGACTGCGTGACGTTCTTCGAGACGTCCGCTTTTGATGCCGCAGACGCCACCGTGCAAAGTTGCTGCAACGACCTTTTCGAAAG cacTATAAACAACGGGACCATCGTATTCGAAGGACTGTGGAGCACAGTAGCCAACGCCACCGTCTTCCTCTCAAGCTGTTGTCAGTGTTGtggcctctctgctgcagatgtttgcacCTAG